The genomic stretch AACTTACACGGTGTTGTATGACGGCGATGGTGACATTCAGTACATGAATGACGTTACCCTGACAGAACACAAGCCGGGTGTTGACCTGATTAACCTTGATGCTGGCAGTGACGGCATTCTGAATGCTTCATTCTTGATTACCCGCAGCAACCCGCAAAATTATGTGCGTAATATCCGCATCTTGCCACCAGGTGGTATTTGCGCCAATAACCCGTTCCAGCGGGTCACTTCGGCCTCGGCCTGTGGTGGGAATTACCAGTCATTTGTGGAAAATGCAGGCAGTATTGTCTTCAACCCTGATTTCATGAACTTCATGAAGGATTTCCGCGCGATCCGCTTCATGAACTTTAGTGGTGTTACCCGCAGCACCGAGCGTACATGGGCTGACCGTAATACCCTTAGCAAAGCCGTGTGGGGCGGTAAAGAAGGTTCGCGCGGCGCACCGCTGGAAATTCAAGTGGAACTCGCCAACCGTTTGAATGCTGACCCGTGGTTCACGCTTCCTCATGCAGCCGATGATAACTATGTGCGCCAGTATGCGTCTTACGTGAAACAGCATTTGAACAGCAACCTCAAGCCGCACATCGAATACAGCAACGAAACGTGGAACACCATCTTTTCTCAGGGCGGTTACATGATCGACATGGGGATGAGATTGGGTCTGGATACCAATGCCGTGCGGGCAGGCTATCGCTATTATTCGCAACGTTCCGTCGAAATCTTCAATATCTGGGAAAGTGTTTACGGTGGGTCGCAACGTTTGGTGCGTATCCTGTCGGGCTGGACGGTGAATGACAAGCTGACGGAAGTGGTGTTAACCCACAAGGATGCTTACAAACATGCTGATACCTTTGCGATTGGCCCTTATGTGTTTGGTGGTCATGAGGAAATTCGGGGTGTCAGAAGTGTGGATCAAGCCTTTGATCTGATCAATAACCCGGTGTATCGCCATTCCCTCGAAAAAGAACTGGGTTATGTGCGGATGCAAAAAGCCATTACCGACAAATACGGTTTGCGCTTGATTGCGTATGAGGCCGGGCAAGGTTTGGCCGATTTCAAAACCACCACCGATGATGAAATGCCCAACCCGATGCTGTTTGCTGCCAACCGCGACCCGCGTATGCGTGACGTTTATGCGCGTTTGCTGAGTGGTTGGAAGGCTGAAGGCGGTACATTATTCATGCACTACACCGCACCCCGCACGTTCACCAAGCATGGGCCATGGGGAACCAAGGAATACATTACCCAACCGATCAGTCAAGCGCCCAAGTATCAGGCATTGCTGGACTTTATCCGTAGCACGCCGTGCTGGTGGGATGGTTGCAAGCGTTAAGGGGAAGGCTATGTTTACACAAGAAAAACCCGCAGACTCGGTTGCGTTGCATCCCTTGACCCCGCAGACGTGGAGGGTGCTGGCTGATGCGTTGTCTGCTGCCGAATACCAGTGGGCAACACTGCACGATTTCAGCGCAAAAGCTGGTCAGCTTTGCTTGCTGCCGGACGGGCAGGGCGGCATCAGCAAAGTGTTGGTGGGCTATGATGCGGCGGAAGGGGTGCGTTGGGCGGTGGCGGCATTGCCCAACAAGTTGCCACGCGGGCATTACCATCTGGTTTGCGACTGGTCAGAGGCTGAAACCTTGCAAGCCAGTATCGGCTGGGGTTTGGGTTATTACCGCTTTGAGCAGTACACCAAGCCGGATAACAAGGCCAGACCTGTGTTGTACTTGGCAAGCGCTCAGCAGAAACGTGCGCAAGCCTTCGTGCAAGCGGTGACGCTGGTGCGTGACCTGATCAATCAGCCCGCCAATCACATGATGCCTGAGCATTTGTCAGCCGCTACCGCGCAATTGGCAGAGACGTTTGGAGCAGATTTCCGTGAACTGGTTGGTGATGAATTGCTGGCGCAAAATTATCCGGCAATCCACGCGGTGGGACGTGCCAGTAAACATGCGCCGCGCTTACTGAGCTTGCGCTGGGGAAACCCTGAGCATCCGGCGGTGACGTTGGTGGGTAAGGGGGTGTGTTTTGATACCGGCGGCTTGGATATTAAACCCTCGCAATACATGCGTTTTATGAAAAAGGACATGGGCGGTGCGGCGCACGTCTTGGGTCTGGCGCAGTTGATCATGCAGTTGCAATTGCCCGTGCAACTGCGGGTGCTGATCCCGGCGGTTGATAATGCCATCGGTGGCGATGCCTTCCGCCCCGGTGACATTCTGTCTACCCGTGCGGGTAAGTCGGTGGAAGTGGACAATACCGATGCCGAAGGGCGTTTGGTGTTGTGCGATGCCTTGGCAGATGCGGTCAACCACAAGCCTGATGTGCTGCTGGATTTTGCCACGCTGACAGGTGCTGCGCGGGTGGCGCTTGGCACGGAAATCCCAGTTTTTTTCAGTAATAACAAATCATTGACAGCAAAACTTCAGGCGGTTTCAGAGGTTTCCGAAGAGCTGATTTGGAACTTGCCTTTGCACAAGGCTTATTTTGAGCAATTGAAAAGCGCTTGTGCTGACTTTACCAATAGCGGTGGCAGTTACGGTGGGGCGATTACAGCCGCTTTGTTCCTGAATGAATTTGTGCCCGAGAATATTCCGTGGGCGCACTTTGACGTGATGGCTTGGAACAACCGTGAGCGTGCCGGACGTCCGACGGGTGGTGAGGCGATGGGATTATTCGCCATTTACCACTATTTGGAAACCGTTTATCGGAATCAATGAACGTTGCTTGGGTAAATCTGTTCAGTTTCAATTCATTTTTCTTATTGTGATCTATAATCAAAGGATTCGAGTATTTAGAAAAAGGTTGGAATAACATGCAAAGACGGCTAGCTGTTAAGCCTCATATTGCCCGTCATTTTGCTTTGGGGATTGCGCTGATGGGGTTGACACTAACATTTTTGGCAGCAACTTTGCTGGTGTTCCCGTACAAATTGGCCGCTAACCCAGAAGTACAGGGGGAGTTGCTTTATGATTTATTAGGGAGTCTGGAATACAGCGCTAATGGTCGTTTTGAGGTAATTGACGATCCTATTATGCGGCATAAACTAGCAGGATTGTTGATGAATAACCGTCTGAATGGTCGCGAGGGTGTCGCTTATATCCTCAACCTCGGCAATGGTAAAATCGTTTGGAGCGCCGCAGCAACGTCTTTGCGCGTTGATGGTCTTGGCGTGAATGATAGCTATCTTATGCAGTTTACTCATACGCCGACTCATCAATTGGCGGTGCAGAACTTTTGGCTGAAAGATGTCGGTAAGGTGCGTCTGGAATTCAGGATGGTTGTGGCATTACCTATCCGCTGACTCACACCTTTGATGCTGGGAATTTGTTTGTATGGTCGATTTTTATGATGAGCTTACCTACGAAACCAACCCGTTTCCCGAGACGCATCCCGGTAATCTGGCGGCGTTAGGGCGTTTGTTTGGTATCCAGACTACTTCCCCGCAGCAATGCCGGGTGTTGGAACTGGGTTCGGCCACTGGCGGTAATCTTATCCCGATGGCTTGGCACTTGCCGCAAAGTGAGTTTGTGGGCGTAGAGCTTTCCGCCGCCCAAGTGGACATTGGTCAACGCATTGTCAGCACGCTGGAATTGCCCAATATCCGGCTGGAAGTGGGCGACATTCTCGAACTCGACGCAGCCCGAATCGGGCAATTTGATTACATTATTGCGCACGGGGTGTATTCGTGGGTTCCGCCTCTCGTGCGTGAAAAAATCCTGCAACTGACGCGGGATTGCCTGACACCGCATGGCTTGGCCTACATCAGCTACAACCTGTTACCCGGCTGGCGGATGCGCGGCAGTTTACGTGATCTGTTGCTGCACGCTACTCGCGAGGTAACAGGGGCAGCAGCTAAATACAATACCGCGATTGCCGCACTGGAACGCTTGCAGCAGGCTTTGCAAGGGGCGGCAGCCGATAGTCAGCATTACGTGCAAAAAGAAATTACCTACCTGTTGGCTGCCCACCCCAGTTATCTGCTGCACGAGTATTTGGCGGGTGAAAACAATGCTTTCCTGTTCAGTGAATTCCTCGCGGATGCTGGGCGGCATGAGCTGCAATACGTGTGTGAAACCGACCTGCATACCCTGTTCGATACCACCCTGAGCCAGCCCGCGCAAACAGCCCTTGCCGATATTGAAGACCCCTTGCAGCATGAACAATGGATGGATTTTGTGCAAATGCGTGCCTTCCGCAAGAGTGTGTTGTGCCGGGCAGATTTGCCGCTGGAACGTGCCATTGATATTGACGTGTTTACTGCGTATTTTTACAGCGCAAATTTGCGTCTCAAGGGCAAGGAAAACCTCAACAATACCAAGCCCGTCATTTTCCTGACGGCAGATAATAATGAGTTGAGCGTTACACACCCCTTGAGCAAGGCGGCGTTATTGTATTTACAGGATGTGCACCCTTACACCCCGGATTTTGAGGAATTGTATGCCAAGGCTGCTACCAAGGTACGGCAAGCAGGCGGCAAGGCATTTGCCGAAGCGCGTAGCGAGTTGGTGAGTGAATTGTTTAGCCTGTACAGCTACCGGGCAGTCTATGCGCATCTGACACCCTGCTTGCAC from Thiothrix litoralis encodes the following:
- a CDS encoding leucyl aminopeptidase family protein encodes the protein MFTQEKPADSVALHPLTPQTWRVLADALSAAEYQWATLHDFSAKAGQLCLLPDGQGGISKVLVGYDAAEGVRWAVAALPNKLPRGHYHLVCDWSEAETLQASIGWGLGYYRFEQYTKPDNKARPVLYLASAQQKRAQAFVQAVTLVRDLINQPANHMMPEHLSAATAQLAETFGADFRELVGDELLAQNYPAIHAVGRASKHAPRLLSLRWGNPEHPAVTLVGKGVCFDTGGLDIKPSQYMRFMKKDMGGAAHVLGLAQLIMQLQLPVQLRVLIPAVDNAIGGDAFRPGDILSTRAGKSVEVDNTDAEGRLVLCDALADAVNHKPDVLLDFATLTGAARVALGTEIPVFFSNNKSLTAKLQAVSEVSEELIWNLPLHKAYFEQLKSACADFTNSGGSYGGAITAALFLNEFVPENIPWAHFDVMAWNNRERAGRPTGGEAMGLFAIYHYLETVYRNQ
- a CDS encoding methyltransferase regulatory domain-containing protein yields the protein MVDFYDELTYETNPFPETHPGNLAALGRLFGIQTTSPQQCRVLELGSATGGNLIPMAWHLPQSEFVGVELSAAQVDIGQRIVSTLELPNIRLEVGDILELDAARIGQFDYIIAHGVYSWVPPLVREKILQLTRDCLTPHGLAYISYNLLPGWRMRGSLRDLLLHATREVTGAAAKYNTAIAALERLQQALQGAAADSQHYVQKEITYLLAAHPSYLLHEYLAGENNAFLFSEFLADAGRHELQYVCETDLHTLFDTTLSQPAQTALADIEDPLQHEQWMDFVQMRAFRKSVLCRADLPLERAIDIDVFTAYFYSANLRLKGKENLNNTKPVIFLTADNNELSVTHPLSKAALLYLQDVHPYTPDFEELYAKAATKVRQAGGKAFAEARSELVSELFSLYSYRAVYAHLTPCLHRPEWPEHPQATALARLQAAQGWECVASIRHQVMSLDSFSSYLLQELDGSRTVPELVSYLIAEVVAGNVPIPGGRQAQTSGKGLEKEISANVKHLLNVFARHGLVQH